The Candidatus Woesearchaeota archaeon DNA window AAGTCGCGATGATGCTGATGAAGCCGATGAAAGAGAGATACAATGCATAGCTCATGCTCTCGCTGATGAATGTCAGGGTGTGTATGCTGACTGAGATGTAGATGATCTCCCAGGCTCCCTGCAGGAACTTGAGGCTCCTTATGCCTTTTGATTTCCTGAATGCCTCGCGGAAATCATAGCTGACAAGGAACTCATCAATCCTTGACGCCTTGAAAATTATAAACAGCATCATGAGGGAGCCCAGGATTGTCAGGCTCCGGAAACCCAGATTATCAACAAAGAGACCGCTTATTATCGGGACAAATGTGCTAAGAAAAGCGCCGACAATTATGTAATGGCCTGCTGATGTGGCCCTGTTCATGCTGTGGCTGAAATGGAAATAACGGATATTGTATGATGTCCAGAAGAAGAAGATGAATATACCGAAGAGCGCGTAGAATATGTACAGGAAGACAGGCCTGGGTGGCAGAAGGAATATCAGGAGAGCGATCCATCTTGCAGACAGGCCGAATATCATGAAGCGCTTTGTGTCAAGGAACCTCGAGAAAAAAATCAGGGCAGCAGGTATTGAGTATCCAAGCGCAGCAGCGCTGATGATCTGCAAAGGAGAGAAGTATTGTATCAGATAGACATAGAGCAGACAGAATGAGAGTATCTCAAATGAGGTATAGAGTTTCTGTATAGTGAATATCTGCCTGAGTTCCATTTATAAATGATTTAAAGGTCTATTATAATAAAGTTATCACAGCGCAGAGCCAATGTCTAGTATGGTGATTAAAAAAATTTATATATTAGTATAGATATTACTATATTAATTAAGTCAACAGATGGTAAAGAGGGAGAATATGCAAAACACTAGAACATGCGACAAATGCAAACAGTCAATACCTATGACAGAGATAAAGATGTATCCCAAGGAAGGGGACAGGGTCTGGCTGGTGTGCAAGAAATGCGTCGAGGAGCTGAAAAAGAAGACAGTCCACAAGCCGCTAAAGATGACAGCAGAAGACGAGACGACTCTCAAGCCTGTCGAGAAGAAACATATTCCTGGGAAGATCAAGGAAAACTATGTGTGCAAGAGATGCAAGTTCAATTTCTCCATCGACACTGACAAGCAGAAAGCAAGATGCCCATACTGCGGCAAGGATGATATCTCGCTGATAAGATGAAAAGGATAATAGTATCACTCTTGTTGCTTGCACTGATGGCGGGGTGCACAAAGGATTGCCAGCAAGTATGCTCTGAGATAGGGCCATCTGATTCTGCCCCAGAGATAACATCGCAAGAGCTGCAACAGGGATGGTATTATGGGGCTCTTGACCAGAAGAAACCAGGGACGCCTGACACATGGGTGCATGTCGGCGATGGCACAAGGAGCGCGATGTGGGCCTCTGCATCTGACCAGTGCGACTGCAATTGACAAGATTTATTAATGAAACACCACTAGATGCAATCATGGAATGTCCGCATTGCCACAAGCCTGATTCCGGGGGGATATTGCGTCCTCTCAAGAACTGGAAGAAGCTTGAAGTCTCATGTG harbors:
- a CDS encoding MFS transporter, translating into MELRQIFTIQKLYTSFEILSFCLLYVYLIQYFSPLQIISAAALGYSIPAALIFFSRFLDTKRFMIFGLSARWIALLIFLLPPRPVFLYIFYALFGIFIFFFWTSYNIRYFHFSHSMNRATSAGHYIIVGAFLSTFVPIISGLFVDNLGFRSLTILGSLMMLFIIFKASRIDEFLVSYDFREAFRKSKGIRSLKFLQGAWEIIYISVSIHTLTFISESMSYALYLSFIGFISIIATFIVTRISDKDNKRMKFFFPLLIFLIAAMINLFFADSVEKWLIATALLGFLQTLIYPFFLAVVLDKVEDKSTSLIIREFMLGLGRAFSASVLVVMLFFGFPFPLFFIFTSLIMLAYLALLIIKGVYFEEAYYPLSPVVKLYNGSKKLVANIYPWGQVQKLSSFPKRFFLHFYNGSRWVRSKSISRSTENSIIKGRTSGLFGKER